AGTTTAATTGTCATTGCACCAATTTGTATCCATTAATAGATTATGAACGATAATGTGCTGCatcttgatttttgaaattgaattccTTCATTTATCATTTCCAACATTTCATTCTGAAGAATTGTCAGTCTCTCACAAGGGAAAGATATAAAGGACGCAGTTTTCATATTCAGTTAGAATCTCTTGCTCTCTTAAGAGACTTATGGGTGTGATACTTGATTGCTTTTTGACTGGTACAGTATGAGTCTATAAGATGCAAGGTTTAATATAAGCAATGTTATGTGTTTGTAAGCCTGACAAAAATGCATGCATTCACTCCTTGTAgatctcctctctttttttccaagcattttgatgtgctggtatTGTATTCTATATTAATCTACAATCTAAATTGTTGTGTGCAGGTTTCAAATATGTTACCCCTCTTAAAACGAGGTATTGGTGTGCATCATTCTGGCTTGCTTCCCATCCTGAAGGAAGTGATTGAGATTTTGTTTCAAGAAGGGCTGATCAAGGTTGggagataaataatttattatttgtggttATGCTTTTCTTCCAAGCTTTAATGTGTGTTGCTATACATTTCTTACATAGTTCAGCTTCATAGCTTCATGAAAAATCTGCATCTAGCCATTGATGAATCCCCTGGCTGTTCTGAAATTTTTGCTCTGTAATAGCAGACTATCTCAGTTTGCCGGTTATCATTGGCTACTTATGGATCTGGTGCTCATTTTTTTGTCTTGAGATGCCATTAGGTTCTTTGAATGCTTATGCTTTCCTTTTGCTCATTAATTTGGAACGTAATTTTTAATTACCAAATGCTATTTGGTACATGTGATATTTTTGtccttttccaatcttttttgtttcttgtttccaACCTGTTTCGCAAGCACAGTGATGattgaaatttctttctttagtGTTTGTTTGCTACAGAGACATTCAGCATAGGTTTGAACATGCCTGCCAAAACTGTGGTATTTACAAATGTCCGTAAATTTGATGGGGACAAATTCAGGTGGCTATCTAGTGGAGAATATATACAAATGAGTGGCCGGGCTGGCCGTCGAGGAATTGATGATCGTGGGGTATGCATCCTTATGGTGGATGAGAAGCTTGAGCCTTCAACTGCTAAGATGATGCTTAAAGGAAGTGCTGATAGTTTGAACAGGTACTTGGGGTGCTTTTGGCTCTGCACACCTTTGCAATTCGCTTCTTGTCTCTCTAGTTGCAATTCGCTTCACATTAACTCTATAATGGTTTTATGCTATCAAGTGCTGGGAATTCCTGCATCTGCGAAAATAGTGTTGGCTTATTCTTAAATACTCATTATGCATTTTCTGAATGACATTGGCTGGTATTGGATCTGAGCTGAGCATTTGACTGCAAGTTAATGGTTCCATAACctgaactttgttttttatgcggATGGAAAGCTAAAACTTGGCTGTTTTCTTCTAAgagaacagtaaaaaaaataaaaatgaaaagggaaatcTAATATGAGTTCTGTTGGCTTAAGCTTCAATTGCTTAGTGCTATGTTGTTGCTCCTAactttcttgaagttttttgtGTTGATCTCCTTTTCTATTGAATTCCAGTGCCTTCCATCTAAGCTACAACATGCTTTTAAATCAAATGCGCTGTGAAGATGGCGATCTTGAAAATTTGCTCCGCAATTCTTTCTTTCAGTTTCAAGCAGACAGGGCCCTTCCTGATCTTGAGGTCAGTTGATTTTCATAGAAGATCAAAGTTGTGAGATTTTAtggatgatcttttttttttttgtcccagAATAAGCACTCAGTTTTAACCATTGAcagtaaaaattaaagaatcacATAAAGATAGTATACAAACAAATTtatcaagaggaaaaaaaagagtacaatATCTCTAGAGTTTCCGACTTTTGTTATTTCTCTATCCAATATTCAAAGTGATTCTCGAGAGCTCCCCTTTTGGTTGTTCCCGACttttgttgtctttttatttctttcttttggagGATGACTCCTCCCTTTTGTAAACATGAATTCTGGTTTTCTTTCCAAttcttttatcaaaacaatttctGGATAATGTTCAGGGATCTAGGACATAGCAGGAAACTAGCTGAATACCTTTGCTTTGTAGATAAAAGAGACCTAggtcaaatattgaaggaaaacaATGTGTGCAAAGCCACTAACTTTTTCACAAGCTACATCTGGAAAAATCCCTGTTATTTGCTGAAGGCCAGCCTGATCATGATGGTTTTTTCCATTTACAGTGGCCTTATCTATGCACTGTTTCAATCTCCTTTCAGAATCAAACAGTGACATAAATGACCCTTTAATTAACGGTAAATGTTATGTTTGCAGAAACAAGCAAAAGTCCTTGAAGAAGAGAGGAATTCAATGGTAattgaagaggaagaaaatCTGAAGAATTATTATGATCTGATACAGCAGTACAAAAGTTTGAAGAAGGATGTTCGTGATATTGTGTTTTCTCCAAAGCACTGCCTGTCCTATCTGCAGTCTGGCAGACTAGTGTGTATCCAGTGCACAGAAAGTGATGACAAGTCCCCTTCTTTCTTGATTGAAGACCTAGTCACATGGGGAGTGATAGTCAATTTTGATCGAGTGAAAGGTGTTTCAGATGGTAATAGTTCTTTTTATTGTCTCTATTTTGTTGTGCCATTAGAAGtcagatttatttattattagtagtTGATGTAGATGATGCAATTAGAAAACCAGAAAATGCAAATTACACCGTGGATGTTCTTACAAGATGTGTTGTGACCAAAGATGGAGttgccaagaaaaaaatcaaggttgTCCCATTGAAAGAGCCTGGAGAACCTCTCATTGTTTCTATTCCTATTGATCAGGTAGGCCCTATTCATTACTCTGCTGTTTAAACTTGTTACCAATATCCACCTTGTTTATTCTGTCCCTTAATGTTGTGGTgaaatcataaattatatttgaaatttcaatcttttaatttttctgtgaTGTAGCTCatgtaattttcattttatgtttCCAGCTGACATTTTCTTTCAATAGTACATTTTTTCCTGACATGGTACAGTGCATTCTAAAAATATCAGTTCTTtgctttaattttgaaaatcttattttatttcattaaccAGTGAcctgattataattttattaaaagaaaatcatgccCTTGGAAAGACTCTTCTATCATTGTTCTTTGTGGCGTCCTTAATTTGTCTTTCTCATATATGTACTTTAGTGAAGGAAGAAAATACTCTCTCTTAATTCGTCGAAGGAGCCCGTAAAACAGTCAGGGAAACTTTAAGATTGTAATCTACTTGCTTACAAGCTCCGATctccaatttatttattgtttgtattgaaCATTGCAGTAATGGACCTGAATCTGTTTCTCTAAATTTTTCTAGTCATGGAAGAAAGATACCATAAACTGAAATGGCTGacttttcttgataaaaaaaaaagattttattaaaactatttttgctGACTAAGTTAATCCAGTAATAAAAATCTGTTAGCTCCAAAATTCTTGGTAATTAAAGGGGTGTAATTTGAGTGTCAGAACAAGCATTCAGTGtgaaactaaataataattccACTGTTGAATGTAGAAGACTGTCATAGTGTCATACTTTTGTCCAGTAATGAAATAGTTGTGATGTTATAtgggaaaaaacatttttgtaaaaTAGTTGTTTTCTGATGCTTTTTTACTTATTTGCTTCTCTGAAATCATTGATGTTACACTGCAGTGAGAATGATTGTTTCACGTTGTTATGTCTTGGACAGATAAATATTTTGAGCAGTGCTCGCTTGTATATGTCAAAGGATCTTTTGCCATTAGAAGTTCGAGAGAACACCCTGAAGCAGGTTTCAGAATTTCTTTCTAGAAAACCTAGTGGGTTGCCCTTGGATCCTGAAGGAGACATGAATGTATTTCCTATATCTTTTCTGCTTTTTATTTTCCCATTTACTTTGCTTTGGTTTACATATATAAGAAACTCAATCTTGACcacttttttgttattcttcaGATTCAAAGCAGCTCATACAAAAAGGCAGTTCGTCGGATAGAGGCTTTAGAGCACCTGtttgaaaaacatgaaattgcAAAATCTCCACTTATCAAGGAAAAGCTCAAAGTCTTACACACGAAGCAAGAATTAACAGCCAGGATCAAGTTAATCAGGAAATCAATGCGCTCTTCCACATCATTGGCTTTTAAAGATGAACTTAAAGCTAGAAAACGAGTTCTTCGGAGGCTTGGGTAAGAAAAGTTTCAAATATTCACTTCTACAGCTGCATGATGTAGAATTAGGAGATGCCTAGGTCCCATGTACTTGAAGTTAAGTCAGatagaaggattttttttttaatattattatttctgtcTTGGTTTGGGGCCTAATGTATCTTTAgttctgtctttttttattattttttttttcccttcaagtTATATTGAGAAGAATACGAGAGTTGGGTTTTATGAATCAACTCTCACATCCAACCTTATATGAATAAGAAACCTCTAGCCTCTTTCCTTATATGAATAAGAAACCTCTAGCCTCTTTCTTTGTGCTTATTGTCTGCACTGCATTTGTAACTGGCTCTATGATCATTTGACTTATTGCATTTTACAATATCGGGGATAAAAATTCTAGAAGTTCATATCTCAATGACCTAGGGATTGTGTTTCAATGAAGTGTGTAAAAGACATTACTTCTTGAAATTTGTGGCACAAGCAATCctaaaagaaaatgtttgaGCATGATATAAACAGTCTAGCAGGAGTTCTTTACAAGCAAAAAGGAAGAACACAAGTTCTTCAACAATCTATATACTTGTTCATCTCTTTGTACATATTGGCTGTGTATTTATTGGAAAACTCATTGTTTGGGTTCTGGAATCTTAATACGatatatcattgaaagaaacaATAAATTGCACATGGCATTTGATGATTGTAGAAACCTGATCTATTCAGGAGATTTCTTTCTTCTGCATTTTGAATGGTGTCTAGTTGTCTTTAAATTGTTTCATTTTGCTGCAAAACTACAATACAAGTCTGCAATATCATCCTTTTTCTATTTCCATACACAACTAGACTGTTCAGCAATGACACTAGATTTCTGGTATGGGATTTACTGCAACTGCAGGTATATCACAAGTGACGACGTTGTGGAGTTGAAGGGGAAAGTGGCTTGTGAAATTAGCAGTGCAGATGAGTTGACCTTGACAGAGCTCATGTTCAATGGGGTTCTCAAGGACATAAAAGTGGAGGAAATGGTCTCTCTTCTCTCATGCTTTGTGTGGCAGGAAAAACTCCAAGATGCTGCAAAACCAAGGGAAGAACTTGACTTGCTTTTTACACAATTACAAGATACCGCTCGAAGGGTTGCCAAACTTCAGCTTGAATGCAAGGTACATATGGAACCTTTCCTgaagggtttttgttttcttgattcttGTGCTTTGTATGTAATATGGATATTCAGGATAACATTGAAGTCATGAtttatatagatgaattttGGAAGTCTGTTTTCGAAGTTACAATCTTAACTTGTTCAAACAACAGGTAAAAAAGGTAGAAATTAGTCAGCAAGCTTGTCGCTCCACATTCTAGAATCACATGGGAACGGGGGGGTGTTAAGCAGCATAGAATATTGAAGCATACCTGGTTATAACAATGCCCAGCTAATCCTTGgtttttccaatttttaatCCAAATCCCATCTGGCACTAATTACTGCTGAAACATTTTCCAGTGAATCTGAAATCTGTTTGATTATCATTAAAATTTTCTCATGGGGTCcgtatatttattcatttttgtaaattttaattagaaattgacCTTCCTTCATGATTACCTTTGGTTGAACATGCAGATTGGCTGATGATGCCATCTACCTAGATGGTGAAGTGTGTCCTTGTAGCCATAAGGCAGCTGCCTCTTGTATAAGAACATCACcgttatctttttaaaatgaacTCCTGGTAgtcaaatttcaaagaaaaatacacagaaAGCAAAGTTGAGTTGGGCCTTCATCCCCTGCTTGTATGAATTATTGATACCCAACTTTTCCAGACTACTACATGTTTTTATGCTTAGCATTGGTTACAGATTCACCTGCATTGTGCCTCACAGATTTTGGATTGAGTTTGGCCTTTATGCACATTTTATGCCCCTTTTCTAAAATTAGTATGATGCATGCTACTgtatttgaaaattgattttctctCCTCATTGTCGTTTGATTGAGtgttccatttcttttttcccttctatttttttttaaacaaaatgacAGGTACAAATTGATGTGGAGAATTTTGTGAGTTCATTTCGGCCTGATATCATGGAGGCTGTGTATGCCTGGGCAAAAGGATCCAAGTTCTATGAGATCATGGAAATTACTAAGGTTTTTGAGGGCAGCTTGATCAGGGCAATTAGGAGACTAGAGGAAGTTCTTCAACAGCTTATAGAAGCTGCAAAGTCCATTGGTGAGACAGAGCTAGAGGCCAAATTTGAAGAGGCTGTTTCTAAAATCAAGAGAGACATTGTTTTTGCAGCATCACTATACTTGTAGTGGAAGATTTTGGCTTCACTGTGAGCGGGGATAAACGGAGGGGAAAACTGGAAGGATCAGTTTTTCCCAGGGAGTCAAAATTTCTTTATGATGCACCCAGACAGGAGGGAAAAGATCTTTGTTGTTATGAAAGCAAACTAATCTCCAATAGATGCACGTGGGAAAGCTGCGTTAAAGAGGGGAACAAAGATGGCTGAAGAATTCAACTGTGCAGTCTCATGTTTCCAATGCGCATGCTTCTCGGAGGTGTCATGCTCCTACTGATCTTGTGCATCAGAATTGTGATGACAAGAGTGCCATTTGGAGAAAGGAAAGATGAAATGAAACAACCAAGCTGTAGCTCTCATATCCTGAACCAGGAATTTTGAGCCTTTGTTGGCTAATcttcaaccctttttttttatttatctcatgGAGCACAGTAGGTGTACTATATAGGTAGTCAATCAGCAGTTTTGTTTTTGACCTGCACTTCTCAATTTTGCTATGAACTCATGGTTCATGGAATAGAATTGACTGCCTACTAAGACATCTTTTAGTTAGGGGATCGTTgattaaaatatgaatgcatcgGTTATGATTAAGCTTGATACCATGattcctttctttgttttgtttggttgtttAATGATTCTCATGATCCATCTAtatcatagttatcaaactcaACCTGATAATTTGTCACTCAGAGTTGAGTTTACTTTTGAATTGTTCATGAAGACGATGGATTAGCCCATGAATTAGTTGACTTTgccaatttataaatttttttcctaaaatgaTATTTCTAGTTCTTTTGTCATTTTGAGATGACCTGCATGTGGTTTGACTCGTTGACACTTGTTCAAGTTGAATCCCGAGCtaattatgatgatattttcCACTGCCTACCGGTGTTATCAATCATTAGGggtgtattttaattaattaggttttaggtttatttttttaaaattactagtTTGAGGTCTATAAATTTTAGGGTAATTAGaagtttatataattgttaatttcagaatccgtgagattagttgaggtataCACAAGctacccgaacacccacgttagttaaaaaacaaaatgatattttagactTGTAAATTATGTATGATCCATGGATCGTACAGAACTGTCCAATTAGGACAATATGTGACAAAATCCAAAGCTTTCAAGCCACTACAATCTCACTTGCTTCCCTGATGCGAAAACATGGACACAAGCAACGAGTTGTGGTGGCACCAAAGTTGACAACACATCCGAAAAATGTAGCCTACTTATCTCTTATAGGCTTTTGCTCAACAGGCACCCCCAATAAACAGGATTTTGAACTAGATATTGCTGATACGATGACAATGTAGTAGGTAGGATACATGGGACTTGCTTCTGTAACGATTTTTTGTGATGGGACTAGGACTTGATTGGATAGGCCAGCTCTGGCAAGGGCTGCACCCCAGCCCCATGTGCAGAAATGGCCTCATAGGTCAGTTGAGGCTCGAGCCACGGTGGCATTGTTGGAGCTGAGGGTTGAGCTGGTGTGGTTGGGTATGAGCAACAACAATGACATGAGGGTGGATGGTGGTAAAAGGGTTCATGATACTGATGggtcttctttcttctttcttgaccACAACTTCTTGAGCTTCTTCACTGCTTTTATCATATCCTCCTGGTCCTGGTGTCTTTACTCTAGGAGTgcaattttcatgaaaaaggGTACCATTTGAAAGAGGGAAATCGGCTAGAGGATCAACAAAAAAGCAACCTGTCACTTTAATTGAAGTAATTACACCCAACTCAAGAATTTTCAAATCTAAGGACCGTTGCTCGTCCACTACTATTTCTTGAAAGAACTTGGTGGAGCTAGCACTAGGCCAGTCATGAACAATCTGTTCCCTATTTAT
The DNA window shown above is from Populus trichocarpa isolate Nisqually-1 chromosome 4, P.trichocarpa_v4.1, whole genome shotgun sequence and carries:
- the LOC18098364 gene encoding DExH-box ATP-dependent RNA helicase DExH9 isoform X2; protein product: MASVKRKSIESQQEDRPLLPPQKQLREDHSNNNSSSSKIIGHGEAVACLHDVSYPENYVRPSSSSVTQIQKDSKPAKEFPFTLDPFQSEAISCLDSGQSVMVSAHTSAGKTVVALYAIAMSLKNQQRVVYTSPIKALSNQKFREFKEEFSDVGLMTGDVTIDPNASCLVMTTEIWRSMQYKGSETTREVAWIIFDEVHYMRDRERGVVWEESILMAPKNARFVFLSATVPNAKEFADWVAKVHQQPCHIVYTDYRPTPLQHYIFPSGGEGLYLVVDEKAKFREDSFQKAVNALVPKAEGEKKRENGKWQKGLNVSRLGEESDIFKMVKMIIRRQYDPVILFSFSKRECEFLAMQMAKMDLNQDDEKANIETIFWSAMDMLSDDDKKLPQVSNMLPLLKRGIGVHHSGLLPILKEVIEILFQEGLIKCLFATETFSIGLNMPAKTVVFTNVRKFDGDKFRWLSSGEYIQMSGRAGRRGIDDRGVCILMVDEKLEPSTAKMMLKGSADSLNSAFHLSYNMLLNQMRCEDGDLENLLRNSFFQFQADRALPDLEKQAKVLEEERNSMVIEEEENLKNYYDLIQQYKSLKKDVRDIVFSPKHCLSYLQSGRLVCIQCTESDDKSPSFLIEDLVTWGVIVNFDRVKGVSDDDAIRKPENANYTVDVLTRCVVTKDGVAKKKIKVVPLKEPGEPLIVSIPIDQINILSSARLYMSKDLLPLEVRENTLKQVSEFLSRKPSGLPLDPEGDMNIQSSSYKKAVRRIEALEHLFEKHEIAKSPLIKEKLKVLHTKQELTARIKLIRKSMRSSTSLAFKDELKARKRVLRRLGYITSDDVVELKGKVACEISSADELTLTELMFNGVLKDIKVEEMVSLLSCFVWQEKLQDAAKPREELDLLFTQLQDTARRVAKLQLECKVQIDVENFVSSFRPDIMEAVYAWAKGSKFYEIMEITKVFEGSLIRAIRRLEEVLQQLIEAAKSIGETELEAKFEEAVSKIKRDIVFAASLYL
- the LOC18098364 gene encoding DExH-box ATP-dependent RNA helicase DExH9 isoform X1, which encodes MASVKRKSIESQQEDRPLLPPQKQLREDHSNNNSSSSKIIGHGEAVACLHDVSYPENYVRPSSSSVTQIQKDSKPAKEFPFTLDPFQSEAISCLDSGQSVMVSAHTSAGKTVVALYAIAMSLKNQQRVVYTSPIKALSNQKFREFKEEFSDVGLMTGDVTIDPNASCLVMTTEIWRSMQYKGSETTREVAWIIFDEVHYMRDRERGVVWEESILMAPKNARFVFLSATVPNAKEFADWVAKVHQQPCHIVYTDYRPTPLQHYIFPSGGEGLYLVVDEKAKFREDSFQKAVNALVPKAEGEKKRENGKWQKGLNVSRLGEESDIFKMVKMIIRRQYDPVILFSFSKRECEFLAMQMAKMDLNQDDEKANIETIFWSAMDMLSDDDKKLPQVSNMLPLLKRGIGVHHSGLLPILKEVIEILFQEGLIKCLFATETFSIGLNMPAKTVVFTNVRKFDGDKFRWLSSGEYIQMSGRAGRRGIDDRGVCILMVDEKLEPSTAKMMLKGSADSLNSAFHLSYNMLLNQMRCEDGDLENLLRNSFFQFQADRALPDLEKQAKVLEEERNSMVIEEEENLKNYYDLIQQYKSLKKDVRDIVFSPKHCLSYLQSGRLVCIQCTESDDKSPSFLIEDLVTWGVIVNFDRVKGVSDVDVDDAIRKPENANYTVDVLTRCVVTKDGVAKKKIKVVPLKEPGEPLIVSIPIDQINILSSARLYMSKDLLPLEVRENTLKQVSEFLSRKPSGLPLDPEGDMNIQSSSYKKAVRRIEALEHLFEKHEIAKSPLIKEKLKVLHTKQELTARIKLIRKSMRSSTSLAFKDELKARKRVLRRLGYITSDDVVELKGKVACEISSADELTLTELMFNGVLKDIKVEEMVSLLSCFVWQEKLQDAAKPREELDLLFTQLQDTARRVAKLQLECKVQIDVENFVSSFRPDIMEAVYAWAKGSKFYEIMEITKVFEGSLIRAIRRLEEVLQQLIEAAKSIGETELEAKFEEAVSKIKRDIVFAASLYL
- the LOC18098364 gene encoding DExH-box ATP-dependent RNA helicase DExH9 isoform X3, with amino-acid sequence MASVKRKSIESQQEDRPLLPPQKQLREDHSNNNSSSSKIIGHGEAVACLHDVSYPENYVRPSSSSVTQIQKDSKPAKEFPFTLDPFQSEAISCLDSGQSVMVSAHTSAGKTVVALYAIAMSLKNQQRVVYTSPIKALSNQKFREFKEEFSDVGLMTGDVTIDPNASCLVMTTEIWRSMQYKGSETTREVAWIIFDEVHYMRDRERGVVWEESILMAPKNARFVFLSATVPNAKEFADWVAKVHQQPCHIVYTDYRPTPLQHYIFPSGGEGLYLVVDEKAKFREDSFQKAVNALVPKAEGEKKRENGKWQKGLNVSRLGEESDIFKMVKMIIRRQYDPVILFSFSKRECEFLAMQMAKMDLNQDDEKANIETIFWSAMDMLSDDDKKLPQVSNMLPLLKRGIGVHHSGLLPILKEVIEILFQEGLIKCLFATETFSIGLNMPAKTVVFTNVRKFDGDKFRWLSSGEYIQMSGRAGRRGIDDRGVCILMVDEKLEPSTAKMMLKGSADSLNSAFHLSYNMLLNQMRCEDGDLENLLRNSFFQFQADRALPDLEKQAKVLEEERNSMVIEEEENLKNYYDLIQQYKSLKKDVRDIVFSPKHCLSYLQSGRLVCIQCTESDDKSPSFLIEDLVTWGVIVNFDRVKGVSDVDVDDAIRKPENANYTVDVLTRCVVTKDGVAKKKIKVVPLKEPGEPLIVSIPIDQINILSSARLYMSKDLLPLEVRENTLKQVSEFLSRKPSGLPLDPEGDMNIQSSSYKKAVRRIEALEHLFEKHEIAKSPLIKEKLKVLHTKQELTARIKLIRKSMRSSTSLAFKDELKARKRVLRRLGYITSDDVVELKGKVACEISSADELTLTELMFNGVLKDIKVEEMVSLLSCFVWQEKLQDAAKPREELDLLFTQLQDTARRVAKLQLECKIG
- the LOC18098364 gene encoding DExH-box ATP-dependent RNA helicase DExH9 isoform X4, which encodes MASVKRKSIESQQEDRPLLPPQKQLREDHSNNNSSSSKIIGHGEAVACLHDVSYPENYVRPSSSSVTQIQKDSKPAKEFPFTLDPFQSEAISCLDSGQSVMVSAHTSAGKTVVALYAIAMSLKNQQRVVYTSPIKALSNQKFREFKEEFSDVGLMTGDVTIDPNASCLVMTTEIWRSMQYKGSETTREVAWIIFDEVHYMRDRERGVVWEESILMAPKNARFVFLSATVPNAKEFADWVAKVHQQPCHIVYTDYRPTPLQHYIFPSGGEGLYLVVDEKAKFREDSFQKAVNALVPKAEGEKKRENGKWQKGLNVSRLGEESDIFKMVKMIIRRQYDPVILFSFSKRECEFLAMQMAKMDLNQDDEKANIETIFWSAMDMLSDDDKKLPQVSNMLPLLKRGIGVHHSGLLPILKEVIEILFQEGLIKCLFATETFSIGLNMPAKTVVFTNVRKFDGDKFRWLSSGEYIQMSGRAGRRGIDDRGVCILMVDEKLEPSTAKMMLKGSADSLNSAFHLSYNMLLNQMRCEDGDLENLLRNSFFQFQADRALPDLEKQAKVLEEERNSMVIEEEENLKNYYDLIQQYKSLKKDVRDIVFSPKHCLSYLQSGRLVCIQCTESDDKSPSFLIEDLVTWGVIVNFDRVKGVSDDDAIRKPENANYTVDVLTRCVVTKDGVAKKKIKVVPLKEPGEPLIVSIPIDQINILSSARLYMSKDLLPLEVRENTLKQVSEFLSRKPSGLPLDPEGDMNIQSSSYKKAVRRIEALEHLFEKHEIAKSPLIKEKLKVLHTKQELTARIKLIRKSMRSSTSLAFKDELKARKRVLRRLGYITSDDVVELKGKVACEISSADELTLTELMFNGVLKDIKVEEMVSLLSCFVWQEKLQDAAKPREELDLLFTQLQDTARRVAKLQLECKIG